The genomic interval TGTGTTTCGATCCTAGCCGATTCGGAACAGCTACAGAGTCTACGCATCCTCAGTTTGACCAACAACGAGCTAACCGATGCGGCGGCGGAGGCGATTTTAAAGTCTCCGCACTTGAGTCATCTGCTAGCACTAGACTTATCACAAAACGCGATTAGCAAGGACACACAAACGAAACTTCGCAAGCGTTTCGGTGCCGGAGTATGCACGTTTACTTCGATGCTGACGCCCCGCGATTAATATAGAGTTTCACATTGTGAGTCACACGACCGCCGGCGACGATATCGACTTTGCCGTCACCGTTGAGGTCTTCGGCGACTAAATCTTCGGTCGCAATCCCGCCGTTGTCGATGACGTGTTTGGTCCATTTGGTACCGGTCTCGTCGTCGGCATCGTAGATGTAAACACCAGGGCCTTTGATCTTTCCTTTGGCAGGGTCGCTGTGACCAAGAATAATTTCATCCCCATGGTCACCATCGACGTCTGCCGTCCACAGGGCATGGCCGCGACCAAGTGTGTCATCGAGAACAATCCGTTTTTGCACCGGGTCCCTTTCAAGACCACCGGGGAGAATCACCGGGTGCGGATACACGACAAGACTATTGCCATGCATGGGTTCGACTGTGGTAATGAGATTGACGCTGCCTTCCCGGAGGAAGCCATATTTGATTTCACCAGCCGCTTTGCTATTCGGCAGTTTCCGAATGTTCCACGATGAAGTTTGCGAATCTCGCCCCCGCTTCCGCATGACCAGATGAACGCCCTCTTCACTGGCGGTCAGTGTCAATTTCGATCGGCCTCCCACATGCCAATGGTTGTGCATTTTGTTGAGGGAACCATCCAGCACGGTTCGCGGCCACGCATCGGTTTTGGGATCGTCGGGAATGGCGAACGCGGTGAGTTTGACACCGTCGCCTTCGGTTTTGTTGAGCGGACTGACGACGAGTTGCTCTTCTCCGGTGCCGAGTACATCCGCCCAACGCATGCGGTGGGTCCAGGGGATTTCGCCGATGAAGTGCACGTTCCACTTGTTATCGGGGTTTTCGCCGCGAGTGATCCATTGAATCGTTCCGGTGTTCTTGCCATGCAGCCAACCGGCTCCGATGGCGAAATCGACTTGCCCGTCGCCGTCGATGTCATGTGGAGCGAAGCAAACGTTGTCGGGTTGCG from Thalassoroseus pseudoceratinae carries:
- a CDS encoding FG-GAP repeat domain-containing protein; the encoded protein is MIRLLLLAMAFGYSSSQQAFAEGFPKFEAVTIDPHAGEVVYAVTVADVNTDTKPDIVALTETQVIWYESPDWTKHVILDNQTQPDNVCFAPHDIDGDGQVDFAIGAGWLHGKNTGTIQWITRGENPDNKWNVHFIGEIPWTHRMRWADVLGTGEEQLVVSPLNKTEGDGVKLTAFAIPDDPKTDAWPRTVLDGSLNKMHNHWHVGGRSKLTLTASEEGVHLVMRKRGRDSQTSSWNIRKLPNSKAAGEIKYGFLREGSVNLITTVEPMHGNSLVVYPHPVILPGGLERDPVQKRIVLDDTLGRGHALWTADVDGDHGDEIILGHSDPAKGKIKGPGVYIYDADDETGTKWTKHVIDNGGIATEDLVAEDLNGDGKVDIVAGGRVTHNVKLYINRGASASK